A genomic stretch from Halichoerus grypus chromosome 5, mHalGry1.hap1.1, whole genome shotgun sequence includes:
- the LSM10 gene encoding U7 snRNA-associated Sm-like protein LSm10 isoform X2 yields the protein MVGEDRVAQLLPWLLGPAAGGRTPRQAPASFGAGWTGKRKESASSLRCGRMAVSHSVKERTISENSLIILLQGLQGQVTTVDLRDESVARGRIDNVDAFMNIRLANVTYTDRWGHQVELDDLFVTGRNVRYVHIPDDVNITATIEQQLQVIHRVRNFGSKGQGRREFPSKKYK from the exons ATGGTCGGGGAGGACAGAGTGGCCCAGCTGTTGCCATGGCTTCTTGGTCCCGCCGCGGGAGGGAGGACGCCCCGCCAGGCGCCCGCTAGCTTCGGCGCGGGGTGGACCGGGAAGCGGAAGGAATCCG CCAGCAGCCTTCGGTGTGGAAGAATGGCAGTGAGCCACTCGGTGAAGGAGCGGACCATCTCTGAGAACAGCCTGATTATCCTGCTGCAGGGCCTCCAGGGCCAGGTAACCACCGTGGACCTGCGGGATGAGAGCGTGGCCCGCGGACGCATAGACAATGTGGATGCTTTCATGAACATCCGCCTGGCCAACGTCACCTACACAGACCGCTGGGGGCATCAGGTCGAGCTGGATGACCTCTTCGTGACGGGCCGTAATGTCCGCTATGTCCACATCCCAGATGATGTGAACATCACAGCGACCATTGAGCAGCAGCTGCAGGTCATCCACCGGGTGCGCAACTTCGGCAGCAAGGGCCAAGGCCGGCGGGAATTTCCCTCCAAAAAGTATAAATGA
- the LSM10 gene encoding U7 snRNA-associated Sm-like protein LSm10 isoform X3, translating into MPVCWSSRDFRASWDILSLATSSLRCGRMAVSHSVKERTISENSLIILLQGLQGQVTTVDLRDESVARGRIDNVDAFMNIRLANVTYTDRWGHQVELDDLFVTGRNVRYVHIPDDVNITATIEQQLQVIHRVRNFGSKGQGRREFPSKKYK; encoded by the exons ATGCCTGTCTGTTGGTCATCACGAGACTTCAGAGCTTCCTGGGACATACTCAGCCTTGCGA CCAGCAGCCTTCGGTGTGGAAGAATGGCAGTGAGCCACTCGGTGAAGGAGCGGACCATCTCTGAGAACAGCCTGATTATCCTGCTGCAGGGCCTCCAGGGCCAGGTAACCACCGTGGACCTGCGGGATGAGAGCGTGGCCCGCGGACGCATAGACAATGTGGATGCTTTCATGAACATCCGCCTGGCCAACGTCACCTACACAGACCGCTGGGGGCATCAGGTCGAGCTGGATGACCTCTTCGTGACGGGCCGTAATGTCCGCTATGTCCACATCCCAGATGATGTGAACATCACAGCGACCATTGAGCAGCAGCTGCAGGTCATCCACCGGGTGCGCAACTTCGGCAGCAAGGGCCAAGGCCGGCGGGAATTTCCCTCCAAAAAGTATAAATGA
- the LSM10 gene encoding U7 snRNA-associated Sm-like protein LSm10 isoform X4 — MAVSHSVKERTISENSLIILLQGLQGQVTTVDLRDESVARGRIDNVDAFMNIRLANVTYTDRWGHQVELDDLFVTGRNVRYVHIPDDVNITATIEQQLQVIHRVRNFGSKGQGRREFPSKKYK; from the coding sequence ATGGCAGTGAGCCACTCGGTGAAGGAGCGGACCATCTCTGAGAACAGCCTGATTATCCTGCTGCAGGGCCTCCAGGGCCAGGTAACCACCGTGGACCTGCGGGATGAGAGCGTGGCCCGCGGACGCATAGACAATGTGGATGCTTTCATGAACATCCGCCTGGCCAACGTCACCTACACAGACCGCTGGGGGCATCAGGTCGAGCTGGATGACCTCTTCGTGACGGGCCGTAATGTCCGCTATGTCCACATCCCAGATGATGTGAACATCACAGCGACCATTGAGCAGCAGCTGCAGGTCATCCACCGGGTGCGCAACTTCGGCAGCAAGGGCCAAGGCCGGCGGGAATTTCCCTCCAAAAAGTATAAATGA
- the LSM10 gene encoding U7 snRNA-associated Sm-like protein LSm10 isoform X1 codes for MVGEDRVAQLLPWLLGPAAGGRTPRQAPASFGAGWTGKRKESGAVGPRAWGGALGRPEPRRAAGSGGSASFPICGVEPVSPRPPPLLPSSLRCGRMAVSHSVKERTISENSLIILLQGLQGQVTTVDLRDESVARGRIDNVDAFMNIRLANVTYTDRWGHQVELDDLFVTGRNVRYVHIPDDVNITATIEQQLQVIHRVRNFGSKGQGRREFPSKKYK; via the exons ATGGTCGGGGAGGACAGAGTGGCCCAGCTGTTGCCATGGCTTCTTGGTCCCGCCGCGGGAGGGAGGACGCCCCGCCAGGCGCCCGCTAGCTTCGGCGCGGGGTGGACCGGGAAGCGGAAGGAATCCGGTGCGGTGGGTCCCAGAGCCTGGGGCGGAGCGCTGGGGCGCCCGGAACCCCGGAGAGCCGCGGGGAGCGGGGGAAGCGCTTCCTTCCCGATTTGCGGAGTAGAGCCCGTctccccacgcccacccccactGCTCC CCAGCAGCCTTCGGTGTGGAAGAATGGCAGTGAGCCACTCGGTGAAGGAGCGGACCATCTCTGAGAACAGCCTGATTATCCTGCTGCAGGGCCTCCAGGGCCAGGTAACCACCGTGGACCTGCGGGATGAGAGCGTGGCCCGCGGACGCATAGACAATGTGGATGCTTTCATGAACATCCGCCTGGCCAACGTCACCTACACAGACCGCTGGGGGCATCAGGTCGAGCTGGATGACCTCTTCGTGACGGGCCGTAATGTCCGCTATGTCCACATCCCAGATGATGTGAACATCACAGCGACCATTGAGCAGCAGCTGCAGGTCATCCACCGGGTGCGCAACTTCGGCAGCAAGGGCCAAGGCCGGCGGGAATTTCCCTCCAAAAAGTATAAATGA